TTACCCAAATCGGCCTAAAAGCTAAAACGAACATCAACAAGAGAGGCAGAATGACCAGCCAATCCAGAACGGAGCTGATCGCAAAACTTAATGGTATGATCCATGATTGCCTGAAAGACTATGTCTCACGCGATGAACCGCTTGCAATCCTTGATTTCCCCGACATCCGCAATTGCGGCGACTCCGCAATCTGGCTGGGCGAAATGGCCTATCTGAAGGATCGCTTCGGCAAACGCCCGGACTATGTTTCGAGAACGGCGGACTTCTCCGCAGATGAGCTGAAAAAGCGCGTGCCGACCGGTCCGATTTTCATTCATGGCGGCGGCAATTTCGGCGACATCTGGGTTTCCCATCAGGATTTCCGCGAAGCCATCATGGAGCGTTTCCCGGATCGGCAGATCGTCCAGTTCCCGCAGTCTATCCACTACAGTTCACCTGAGCGCATCGAGCAATCCGCACGCGCAATCGCGCGTCATAAGAATTTTGTCCTGCTCGTGCGCGATGAAGAATCGAAGGAATTTTCCGAGAAGCACTTCGATTGCACCGTCCGGCTTTGCCCCGACATGGCCTTCGCCATCGGGCCGCTGCCGGACAGGGCAACGCAAATCTCCGTCCTCGCCATGCTGCGAGAGGATGCGGAACGGGTTGGCGGCACCGATCGCAAGATCCCTTCCGATATTCCCGTGGAAGATTGGATCACCGAGTCGAAACGCAAGGTTGATATCGCCAAGAAGTTGGGGGCAGCTTCGGCTTTCCTGGCACTGAAGCCGAGCGAAGTGGCATTGCGCAAGCTGGACGCCGCAGCGCACAACCGCTTCGAGCGCGGCATCAGCCAGATTTCACGCGCTCGCGCCATCGTTACCGATCGCCTGCATGTCCATATCTGCTCGCTGCTGCTTGGCCGGCCGCATGCCGTATTGGACAACAGCTACGGAAAGATCCGCCGCTTCATGAATGCCTTCTCCGGCGGGACCGACCTTTCATACAAGGCAACATCGCTTGAAGATGGAATCGAGTGGGCGCGTCACCAGGCCGGGCAAGGAGCGCGCGGATGACAGAGACGCTGCCCGCTTGCAGGATCAGGAGGTAATCCGATGACACTTGTCACCTTCATTATCCCGGTCCGACATCAGGACAATGCCCGCGACTGGAGCAGGTTGAAGGCAAATCTGACCCAGACCGTGGCTTCCATTTCCAACCAGACCAATGGGGACTGGCGCGGCATTATCGTGGCAAACGAAGGCGCCGATCTGCCTGACCTGCCGGAAAAATTCTCCGCCGTGCGTGTCACCTTTCCGCCGAACGACCTGCATGAGCTTGGAAAGGGCAGCAAGGAAGACTTCCTTGATGCCTTCCGGGCAGACAAAGGCCGTCGCGTTCTGAGCGGCATGTTGAACGCCACCGACAGTCGCTTCTTCATGATTGTCGATGACGACGATTTCGTCAGTTCACGAATCGTTCAACACGTCTCCGAAAATCGGGACGCCAACGGATGGACGATCGACCATGGTTATATCTGGGACGATGGCGGCAACTTCCTGTTTGGCCATGACGACTTCAGCCATCTCTGCGGTACCTCATTGATCATTCGTGCCGATCTCTACGAACTGCCGGAACGCTTTGAGGATGCTTCGCTCGATTGGATCAAGTCGATGCTGGGCAGCCATGTCCGCATAGCGGATATTCTTGCGCAACGCGGAGCGCCGCTCACGAAGCTTCCCTTTCGCGGGGCGGTCTATCGGGTCGCCCACGGGGGATCGCATAGTCAGGCACCGAGCCTGCTGCGACAGTATTTCCTGAACCGCGGCGTACTCACCAAACCGCAACGGTGGTTGCGCAATCTTCGCAAGCTGAGGATAGTCGGCGAGGGTCACAGGCGCGAGTTTTTCGGTAAGACGCGGTCGAACCCCGCGTAAGCGTCGATCCCATTCGAACATCGCACAGGCGGTCAAAATATGAAGCTCTTCTCTTTCGACTTCACCAAGAGGGTTGTTAACTGATGTCGGATCTATTGGTCAGCGTGCTCTTTTCATCCTACAATGGCGCCAGCCGCCGGCTGCGCCATACTTTGGATTCCTTGGTGCGCCAGGAGCTTCCCCATGATCGGTGGGAACTGATAGCCGTCGACAACAATAGCAATGACGGCACGTTTGATCTTTTGCAAACCTATAGCGACGAGCTTCCCATCACCATCCTGCAGCAGCGCAAGCCGGGAAAGTCCGGCGCGCTGAATATGGCCTTGGATCGGGTGAAGGGGGATCTCGTCGTCTTTACGGACGACGATGTTCGTGCCGAACCGAACTGGCTGAAAGCGATCGTCGACTGCGCCGCAGCCCATCCGAGTTATG
The Rhizobium leguminosarum DNA segment above includes these coding regions:
- a CDS encoding polysaccharide pyruvyl transferase family protein; the encoded protein is MTSQSRTELIAKLNGMIHDCLKDYVSRDEPLAILDFPDIRNCGDSAIWLGEMAYLKDRFGKRPDYVSRTADFSADELKKRVPTGPIFIHGGGNFGDIWVSHQDFREAIMERFPDRQIVQFPQSIHYSSPERIEQSARAIARHKNFVLLVRDEESKEFSEKHFDCTVRLCPDMAFAIGPLPDRATQISVLAMLREDAERVGGTDRKIPSDIPVEDWITESKRKVDIAKKLGAASAFLALKPSEVALRKLDAAAHNRFERGISQISRARAIVTDRLHVHICSLLLGRPHAVLDNSYGKIRRFMNAFSGGTDLSYKATSLEDGIEWARHQAGQGARG
- a CDS encoding galactosyl transferase, with the protein product MTLVTFIIPVRHQDNARDWSRLKANLTQTVASISNQTNGDWRGIIVANEGADLPDLPEKFSAVRVTFPPNDLHELGKGSKEDFLDAFRADKGRRVLSGMLNATDSRFFMIVDDDDFVSSRIVQHVSENRDANGWTIDHGYIWDDGGNFLFGHDDFSHLCGTSLIIRADLYELPERFEDASLDWIKSMLGSHVRIADILAQRGAPLTKLPFRGAVYRVAHGGSHSQAPSLLRQYFLNRGVLTKPQRWLRNLRKLRIVGEGHRREFFGKTRSNPA